In one window of Anaerolineales bacterium DNA:
- a CDS encoding integron integrase, translating to MDNKPSRLLDQMRLALRRKHYSQSTERSYVNWVRRFILFHGKRHPRTLDTPEVEVFLTHLAARAKVAASTQNQALNALLFLYNQVLHKPLTEPIHALRAKRRKPVPVVLSQKEVRRLLDGMQGQNQLIAQLLYGSGLRISECLRLRVKDLDFDQNQIFVHDGKGAKDRVTMLPLALIQPLHRHLRHVRAVHKRDLRKGMGNVYMPHALERKYPYVAREWIWQWVFPSRSLSTDPRSGRLRRHHRSPSALRRAIREAARIAAIQKHVTPHTLRHSFATHLLEKGYDIRTVQELLGHKDVKTTMIYTHVLKRGGLAVRSPLDS from the coding sequence ATGGACAACAAACCTTCGCGTTTGCTCGATCAGATGCGCCTCGCACTGCGCCGTAAACACTACTCGCAATCCACCGAACGCAGTTACGTCAATTGGGTCCGCCGCTTCATCCTCTTCCACGGCAAACGCCACCCGCGTACCTTGGACACGCCGGAAGTGGAAGTGTTCCTCACCCACCTGGCCGCTCGTGCCAAGGTGGCCGCCTCCACCCAGAATCAAGCCCTCAATGCCCTGCTCTTCCTTTATAATCAGGTGCTCCACAAGCCGCTCACCGAGCCGATCCACGCCCTGCGCGCCAAACGCCGCAAACCTGTGCCCGTGGTACTGAGCCAGAAGGAAGTCCGCCGGCTGCTGGACGGCATGCAGGGGCAGAATCAGCTCATCGCCCAATTGCTCTATGGCAGCGGGCTGCGCATCTCCGAATGCCTGCGCCTGCGCGTGAAGGATCTCGATTTCGATCAGAATCAGATCTTCGTGCACGACGGAAAAGGAGCCAAGGATCGCGTAACCATGCTGCCGCTCGCATTGATCCAACCTCTTCACCGTCACCTGCGGCACGTCCGCGCCGTACACAAACGCGATCTACGCAAAGGTATGGGAAACGTCTATATGCCCCACGCTCTCGAGCGCAAGTACCCCTACGTTGCCCGCGAGTGGATCTGGCAGTGGGTTTTTCCCTCCCGAAGTCTCTCTACTGACCCTCGCAGCGGCCGACTCCGCCGGCATCACCGCTCACCCAGCGCGCTCCGCCGCGCCATCCGTGAAGCAGCCAGGATCGCCGCAATCCAGAAGCACGTCACTCCTCACACCTTGCGCCACAGTTTCGCCACCCACCTGCTCGAAAAGGGCTACGACATCCGTACCGTGCAGGAGCTGCTCGGGCATAAAGACGTGAAGACGACCATGATCTATACCCATGTACTCAAGCGAGGCGGGCTCGCCGTTCGCAGCCCACTCGACTCCTAA
- a CDS encoding SprT family zinc-dependent metalloprotease: MSIEREYRVRVSRRAKHARLQMSLRDGLVVVVPRGYDRKRIPDLLTQKRGWIEKVAREIEAQRELAPQSAWPERLELRSIGEVWRVEYADAASVKLVECPGNHLKVHDGKGDSDAVHAALRKWLRRKAHRHLKPWLRHLAEENGFEIRRIFIKSQRTRWGSCSEQKNVNLNLKLLFLSEDLVHYVMLHELCHTVYLNHSKKYWALVAQHEPEYASKRKELRKAWKYVPGWVEG; the protein is encoded by the coding sequence TTGTCGATTGAGCGCGAATACCGCGTGCGCGTGAGCCGGCGAGCCAAACACGCCCGGCTGCAGATGTCGCTGCGCGACGGATTGGTGGTGGTCGTGCCCAGGGGCTACGACCGCAAGCGCATCCCCGATTTGCTGACCCAGAAGCGGGGTTGGATCGAGAAGGTCGCCAGGGAAATCGAGGCGCAGCGCGAACTCGCACCGCAAAGCGCCTGGCCCGAGCGCCTCGAACTGCGCAGCATCGGAGAGGTCTGGCGGGTCGAGTATGCGGATGCTGCGTCCGTGAAATTGGTCGAGTGTCCGGGCAATCACCTGAAAGTCCATGACGGCAAGGGCGATTCGGATGCGGTGCATGCCGCATTGCGAAAATGGCTGCGGCGCAAGGCGCACCGGCATCTCAAGCCCTGGCTGCGGCATCTGGCCGAGGAAAACGGTTTCGAGATCAGGCGCATATTCATCAAGTCACAGCGTACGCGCTGGGGCAGTTGTTCCGAGCAGAAGAACGTCAATTTGAATTTGAAGCTGCTTTTCCTGTCCGAAGACCTGGTGCACTACGTGATGCTGCACGAACTGTGTCACACGGTGTATCTGAACCATTCGAAGAAGTACTGGGCGCTGGTCGCGCAGCACGAACCGGAATATGCATCGAAGCGAAAAGAGCTGCGGAAGGCATGGAAGTACGTTCCGGGCTGGGTGGAGGGGTGA
- a CDS encoding nucleotidyltransferase family protein has protein sequence MIAAVLLAAGESRRMGSPKLALPWRGEGSLIAALANTFVAAAAAPVIVVTGGDRQAVERTLDPEKIQPVFNPDYASSEMLGSIQAGLGALEDEAFEAAFICPGDLPFLQAETVRGLRQTWERRRSRILAPSFERRRGHPVLLARVLWPEILALEAGETLRDYMHRRSEWIEYMETKDAGVLKDIDTPADYEEAKGGQGAYR, from the coding sequence ATGATCGCTGCCGTTTTATTGGCGGCAGGAGAATCCAGGCGCATGGGATCGCCGAAGCTGGCGCTGCCCTGGCGCGGCGAAGGCTCGTTGATCGCCGCGCTGGCAAACACGTTCGTGGCGGCCGCTGCTGCACCGGTGATCGTGGTGACGGGAGGAGATCGGCAGGCCGTCGAGCGTACGCTCGATCCGGAAAAGATCCAACCGGTTTTCAACCCCGATTATGCATCCAGCGAAATGTTGGGTTCGATTCAGGCAGGACTGGGCGCCCTCGAGGACGAAGCGTTCGAGGCCGCGTTTATCTGTCCCGGCGACTTACCTTTCTTGCAGGCCGAAACCGTGCGTGGTTTACGGCAAACCTGGGAACGGAGACGCAGCCGGATTCTGGCGCCGAGTTTCGAACGGCGCCGGGGGCATCCAGTGTTGTTGGCGCGGGTGTTGTGGCCGGAGATACTGGCGCTGGAGGCCGGCGAGACGCTGCGTGATTACATGCACCGGCGCAGCGAGTGGATCGAGTACATGGAGACCAAAGACGCCGGTGTGTTGAAGGACATCGACACGCCGGCGGACTATGAAGAGGCAAAAGGCGGCCAGGGGGCGTATAGATAA